Part of the Methanobacterium aggregans genome, AAAGTAAGAAAGTAAGAAAGTAAGAAAGTAAGAAAGTAAGAAAGTAAGAAAGTAAGAAAGTAAGAAAGTAAGAAAGTAAGAAAGTAAGAAAGTAAGAAAGTAAATATTCAATAGGTTTATTATAAAATACTTTAAAATATTAAATACTGCTTTTATTTTGATGGTAAAATGAAGGTGTTAATATCCATGACAGCTGATAAAATCGTTTCTACAATCTTAATCGTTTTAATTATCCTTGGGGTTTCTGCAGTTATTTATATAGTGTTTAACCCTCAACCAAAGGAAGGATTCACAGAACTCTACATCCTCGGTGAAAATGGGAAGGCAGGAAATTATCCAATTAACATGAGTGCCGGTGAAACTGGTAAGGTGACTGTTGGTATTGTGAACCATGAATACAACAAAACATCCTACAAACTACTTGTAAAATCTGGAAACAAGACACTCTACCAAAAATCCAACGTAACACTTCAACCTAATGGAGAAATAGAGATTCCTGTTGAGTTCAGCCTGACAAAAACCGGGAACAGCACAGTTGAATTCCTGCTCTACAAAGTTCCAGATGAAATTAAGGTTTACAGATCAGTTTATTTAACTGTGAACATCTCCTGATCCAATATTTTATTGATCTGGATTTTTATTGATCTGGATTTACTTTCTAGGTAGGTTTTATTTTGAATTTTTTTATTAAAAATAT contains:
- a CDS encoding DUF1616 domain-containing protein, translated to MKVLISMTADKIVSTILIVLIILGVSAVIYIVFNPQPKEGFTELYILGENGKAGNYPINMSAGETGKVTVGIVNHEYNKTSYKLLVKSGNKTLYQKSNVTLQPNGEIEIPVEFSLTKTGNSTVEFLLYKVPDEIKVYRSVYLTVNIS